A window of Gouania willdenowi chromosome 12, fGouWil2.1, whole genome shotgun sequence contains these coding sequences:
- the LOC114473460 gene encoding cryptic protein-like isoform X1, whose protein sequence is MTWMELLRIVLCALMHLQTSALPASGCEGNTCTSSPTFPSLPPLSSSSSSSSMSLPSTSLSKKSLQPSQDFLNEFVQVNSPNSGDRKHRDASAVLPFIGLTNSAEQSRSCCKNGGTCILGSFCACPPFFTGRSCEYDQRVRSCGLIPHGEWVQKGCSYCRCGYGALHCFPHIFLKDCDGSEEVRWYHSSAVRSTPPGFLLWLMLLLLLPVFL, encoded by the exons ATGACTTGGATGGAGCTGCTCAG GATAGTCCTCTGTGCTCTGATGCATCTCCAGACCTCTGCTCTGCCAGCTTCAG GCTGTGAAGGAAACACGTGCACCAGCAGTCCGACCTTCCCTTCTTTACCCCCTTTatcttcctcatcctcctcttcctccatgtcCCTGCCATCCACATCATTGTCGAAGAAATCCCTGCAACCCTCACAGGACTTTTTGAATGAGTTTGTTCAGGTGAACTCTCCAAACAGCGGGGACCGTAAACACCGCGACGCCAGTGCCGTCCTGCCCTTCATCGGCCTCACCAACA GTGCTGAGCAGAGCCGTAGCTGCTGTAAAAATGGAGGAACCTGCATCCTGGGCAGCTTCTGTGCCTGCCCCCCATTCTTTACGGGAAGAAGCTGCGAGTACGACCAACGTGTTCG GAGCTGTGGCCTGATTCCTCATGGTGAATGGGTACAGAAGGGCTGCTCCTACTGTCGCTGTGGTTACGGAGCTCTGCACTGCTTCCCCCACATCTTCTTAAAAGACTGTG ATGGATCGGAGGAGGTACGCTGGTACCATTCATCAGCTGTGAGATCAACTCCCCCAGGCTTCCTTCTGTGGCtgatgcttcttcttcttctcccagTGTTTCTTTGA
- the LOC114473460 gene encoding cryptic protein-like isoform X2, whose protein sequence is MTWMELLRIVLCALMHLQTSALPASGCEGNTCTSSPTFPSLPPLSSSSSSSSMSLPSTSLSKKSLQPSQDFLNEFVQVNSPNSGDRKHRDASAVLPFIGLTNSAEQSRSCCKNGGTCILGSFCACPPFFTGRSCEYDQRVRSCGLIPHGEWVQKGCSYCRCGYGALHCFPHIFLKDCADHVQCRGSL, encoded by the exons ATGACTTGGATGGAGCTGCTCAG GATAGTCCTCTGTGCTCTGATGCATCTCCAGACCTCTGCTCTGCCAGCTTCAG GCTGTGAAGGAAACACGTGCACCAGCAGTCCGACCTTCCCTTCTTTACCCCCTTTatcttcctcatcctcctcttcctccatgtcCCTGCCATCCACATCATTGTCGAAGAAATCCCTGCAACCCTCACAGGACTTTTTGAATGAGTTTGTTCAGGTGAACTCTCCAAACAGCGGGGACCGTAAACACCGCGACGCCAGTGCCGTCCTGCCCTTCATCGGCCTCACCAACA GTGCTGAGCAGAGCCGTAGCTGCTGTAAAAATGGAGGAACCTGCATCCTGGGCAGCTTCTGTGCCTGCCCCCCATTCTTTACGGGAAGAAGCTGCGAGTACGACCAACGTGTTCG GAGCTGTGGCCTGATTCCTCATGGTGAATGGGTACAGAAGGGCTGCTCCTACTGTCGCTGTGGTTACGGAGCTCTGCACTGCTTCCCCCACATCTTCTTAAAAGACTGTG CGGACCATGTACAGTgcagaggatctctgtga